The Lycium barbarum isolate Lr01 chromosome 9, ASM1917538v2, whole genome shotgun sequence genome has a segment encoding these proteins:
- the LOC132610418 gene encoding jacalin-related lectin 24-like yields the protein MHMMKVDPAGGHGGTSWDEKGRDQVAGIYVFYKEEQVVALQFVFYENGNFVQSKRHGVFDERENYAAVIFDYPSEYPTSIIGSVRPWMPELSSITFVTNKGSYGPFGTLSTEYKHFNFPVGRGIFGGLYEAEHHIRHDYVKVKNEKRRRRLTYQLKISKLCRDYLLSFTLLRS from the coding sequence ATGCATATGATGAAAGTTGATCCAGCGGGAGGACATGGTGGAACAAGTTGGGATGAGAAGGGACGAGACCAAGTTGCTGGAATTTATGTTTTCTACAAAGAAGAACAAGTTGTTGCACTTCAGTTCGTGTTCTATGAAAATGGCAACTTTGTTCAGTCAAAGAGACATGGTGTTTTTGATGAACGTGAAAACTACGCTGCAGTTATCTTTGATTATCCGTCAGAGTATCCTACTTCGATAATTGGTTCTGTGAGACCCTGGATGCCAGAATTGAGCTCAATAACATTTGTTACCAACAAGGGTTCCTATGGACCATTTGGGACACTTTCAACTGAGTACAAACACTTCAACTTTCCGGTAGGACGAGGTATATTCGGGGGTCTATATGAAGCTGAACATCACATCCGGCATGACTACGTGAAGGTTAAAaacgaaaaaagaagaagaagattaaCTTACCAATTAAAAATTTCCAAATTATGTAGGGATTATCTTTTGAGTTTTACATTATTAAGAAGTTAA